One segment of Erigeron canadensis isolate Cc75 chromosome 2, C_canadensis_v1, whole genome shotgun sequence DNA contains the following:
- the LOC122587164 gene encoding protein DOWNSTREAM OF FLC-like: MGSRVVLMVALLCVVLPALIDAGRPMSRPFRLQGRVYCDTCRAGFETSATTYIPRAKVRVECKDKEQKLVYSKEGTTDATGTYHILVNEDHGEETCDVMLVSSPMGDCMTADPGRERARVVLTSHNGIVSNTRFANAMGFMKDDIMSGCTTLLQSLMEEED; this comes from the exons ATGGGGAGTAGGGTAGTGTTAATGGTGGCACTGTTATGTGTGGTCCTGCCGGCGTTGATCGACGCCGGACGTCCGATGTCTCGGCCATTCCGTTTACAAGGCAGAGTTTACTGTGATACTTGCCGTGCTGGCTTCGAAACTTCTGCCACCACTTACATTCCAC GTGCCAAGGTTAGGGTTGAATGCAAGGACAAAGAACAAAAACTCGTCTATAGCAAGGAGGGAACAACTGATGCCACCGGAACTTACCATATCCTTGTCAATGAAGATCACGGAGAAGAGACCTGTGATGTAATGCTTGTCAGCAGCCCAATGGGTGACTGCATGACTGCTGACCCTGGTCGTGAACGTGCCCGTGTTGTCCTCACCAGCCACAACGGCATTGTCTCAAACACCCGTTTTGCCAACGCCATGGGGTTCATGAAGGACGATATCATGTCTGGCTGCACCACACTTTTGCAATCACTCATGGAAGAAGAGGACTAG
- the LOC122590150 gene encoding 2,3-bisphosphoglycerate-dependent phosphoglycerate mutase 1-like yields MEATAFQQATGTLQPHGYSSNSALPRERENVSMRSIPKRFKLEIGGLSIRERSQKRTAGLIQASAFQTSVCNLVSVPSINAPKESKSPKKSREAALILTRHGESQWNAKNLFAGCVDVPLTQKGVEEAIEAGKRISNIPIDMIFTSALIRAQMTAMLAMTQHRRKKVPIVMHDESEQAKAWSQIFSEETEKQCIPFVTAWQLNERMYGELQGLNKQETADKYGKEQVQQWRRSYNIPPPNGESLEMCAERAVAYFKEHIEPQLQAGKNVMIAAHGNSLRSIIMYLDKLTSQEVVSLELSTGIPMLYVVKEGKYFRRGSPAAPDEAGVYAYTKHLARYRQKLDEMVN; encoded by the exons ATGGAAGCAACAGCATTTCAACAGGCTACTGGTACTCTGCAGCCTCATGGTTACAGTAGTAACTCTGCCCTTCCTCGTGAACGTGAAAATGTGTCCATGAGGTCGATTCCAAAAAGATTCAAGCTAGAGATTGGCGGGTTATCTATAAGAGAACGTTCTCAAAAGAGGACTGCTGGTTTGATTCAAGCATCTGCTTTTCAGACAAGTGTATGCAATTTAGTTTCAGTCCCATCAATCAACGCCCCAAAGGAATCTAAATCTCCAAAGAAATCGA GAGAAGCTGCTTTGATTCTGACTAGACATGGTGAGTCACAATGGAATGCAAAGAACTTGTTTGCAGGCTGTGTTGACGTGCCATTGACGCAAAAGGGTGTGGAAGAAGCAATTGAAGCTGGCAAGAGAATAAGTAATATACCCATTGACATGATTTTTACGTCTGCGCTCATTCGTGCACAAATGACTGCTATGCTTGCCATGACTCAACATCGACGCAAAAAG GTGCCAATTGTCATGCACGACGAAAGTGAACAGGCAAAGGCATGGAGTCAAATATTTAGTGAAGAAACTGAGAAACAGTGTATCCCTTTCGTAACAGCTTGGCAACTGAACGAAAGAAT GTATGGGGAGCTTCAGGGTCTAAATAAGCAGGAAACTGCAGATAAGTATGGAAAAGAACAAGTCCAGCAGTGGCGTCGTAGTTACAATATACCTCCACCAAATGGCGAGAGTTTGGAAATGTGTGCTGAAAGAGCTGTTGCATACTTCAAGGAACAT ATTGAACCTCAACTGCAAGCTGGAAAGAACGTGATGATTGCAGCACATGGAAATTCGTTGAGGTCTATAATAATGTATCTTGACAAACTAACTTCCCAAGAG GTTGTAAGCTTGGAACTATCAACTGGGATACCGATGCTTTACGTTGTCAAAGAGGGAAAATATTTCAGAAGAGGAAGTCCGGCAGCACCAGATGAGGCTGGCGTTTACGCTTATACTAAG CATTTGGCCCGATACAGACAGAAGTTGGATGAGATGGTAAATTGA